In a genomic window of Holophagales bacterium:
- a CDS encoding protein kinase, protein MSLSPGSHLGPYEINAPLGEGGMGVVYRATDSKLKRQVAIKVLPEAFAADADRLARFEREAQVLAQLQHPNIASIYGLEESSGVRALVMELVEGEDLAERLKRGPLPLDEALAVARQIADALETAHEKGIVHRDLKPANVKLTPEGKVKVLDFGLAKAMDPAAGSASAADLARSPTLMNSPTMTAVQGTQLGVILGTAAYMSPEQARGGAVDKRADVWAFGVVLHEMLTGRPLFAAATVTDTLAGVLKTEIDYRGLSAETPPPIRRLLARCLERDSRRRLRDIGEARVVLEAPLEVEAGPAAPPAAARSSRAARLGWAIAALLAIAAAALAFRAFAPVLRPPLLRFAISTASGASIVAGAGNSAISPDGRRVIFVGSASEGGQGLWLQELDQVRARYLAGTEGATYPFWAPDSRRIGFFAKGKLRKVSIGDGRVEVICDALEGRGGSWGRAGTIVFAPAVTGGLSAVSEGGGSPKPATRIENAEEEISHRFPSFLPDGRKFLYIADPGADSDQGRVYLASLDGGDRRLLLRTRRAPVYAAPGYLIHATDERLVAQAFDPKTGELHGEPIRLEEATPSYVNTQDRVASVSDSGALLVPTVGMAGTKVAWLDRRGRLVGEIPLPRENFASPALSPDGRRLAIYSDGPKDSQSDLWVVDLATEQASRLTFAAGVERFPVWSPDGSRLAFQTNRSGVYDVWERPSTGGGAERALHASPTAWKIARSWIGDFLVFESVEKETGFDVWILRPGVPEEAPFPVISSPASETDPRISPDGRWLAFASNESGRQEIYVVSLPDGKTRYQVTTEGARHPVWTRGGRELFYLTTSNSVAAVPVTTGSTISFGSPVTLFPQPRPNWGTGTDQAIFDVTADGSRVVVLVPESEGSQTLVVVTDWLAELGGEKRR, encoded by the coding sequence ATGAGCCTCTCGCCCGGCTCCCATCTCGGACCGTACGAGATCAACGCCCCGCTCGGCGAGGGTGGGATGGGCGTCGTCTACCGGGCGACCGATTCGAAGCTGAAGCGCCAGGTCGCGATCAAGGTCCTCCCCGAAGCGTTCGCCGCGGACGCGGACCGCCTCGCCCGCTTCGAGCGCGAGGCGCAGGTCCTGGCCCAGCTCCAGCACCCCAACATCGCCTCGATCTACGGCCTCGAGGAGTCGAGCGGCGTCCGCGCCCTCGTCATGGAGCTCGTCGAAGGCGAAGACCTCGCCGAGCGGCTGAAGCGCGGACCGCTCCCTCTCGACGAGGCCTTGGCCGTCGCCCGCCAGATTGCCGACGCTCTCGAAACCGCGCACGAGAAGGGCATCGTCCACCGCGACCTCAAGCCCGCAAACGTAAAGCTCACGCCCGAGGGGAAGGTCAAGGTCCTGGACTTCGGCCTCGCCAAGGCGATGGACCCGGCCGCGGGCAGCGCCTCCGCGGCCGACCTCGCCCGCTCGCCGACGCTCATGAACTCGCCGACGATGACCGCCGTGCAGGGGACCCAGCTCGGCGTGATCCTCGGCACGGCGGCCTACATGTCGCCCGAGCAGGCGCGCGGCGGCGCGGTCGACAAGCGCGCCGACGTCTGGGCGTTCGGCGTCGTCCTCCACGAGATGCTCACGGGCCGTCCGCTCTTCGCGGCCGCCACCGTGACCGACACGCTCGCCGGAGTGCTCAAGACCGAGATCGACTACCGCGGCCTTTCGGCCGAAACGCCGCCGCCGATCCGGCGCCTTCTCGCCCGCTGCCTCGAGAGGGACTCGCGCCGCCGGCTGCGCGACATCGGCGAGGCCCGGGTCGTCCTCGAAGCGCCGCTCGAGGTCGAAGCGGGCCCTGCCGCGCCGCCGGCCGCGGCGCGATCCTCGCGCGCGGCCCGTCTCGGCTGGGCGATCGCCGCCCTTCTCGCCATCGCCGCCGCCGCGCTCGCGTTCCGCGCCTTCGCGCCCGTCCTTCGCCCGCCCCTCCTCCGGTTCGCGATCTCGACGGCCTCCGGCGCGTCGATCGTGGCCGGCGCGGGGAACTCGGCGATCTCCCCCGACGGACGGCGGGTCATCTTCGTCGGCAGCGCCAGCGAGGGGGGGCAGGGCCTCTGGCTCCAGGAGCTCGACCAGGTCCGCGCGCGCTACCTCGCCGGCACCGAGGGCGCCACGTACCCCTTCTGGGCGCCCGACAGCCGGAGGATCGGCTTCTTCGCCAAGGGCAAGCTGCGCAAGGTCTCGATCGGCGACGGGCGGGTCGAGGTGATCTGCGACGCCCTCGAGGGCCGTGGCGGGAGCTGGGGACGCGCCGGGACCATCGTCTTCGCGCCCGCCGTCACCGGCGGGCTCTCCGCGGTTTCGGAAGGCGGAGGCTCGCCGAAGCCGGCGACCCGGATCGAGAACGCGGAGGAGGAAATCTCCCACCGCTTCCCCTCCTTCCTCCCTGACGGCAGGAAGTTCCTCTACATCGCCGATCCCGGCGCCGACAGTGACCAGGGGCGCGTCTACCTCGCGTCGCTCGATGGGGGCGACAGGCGCCTCCTCCTCCGGACGCGCCGCGCGCCGGTCTACGCCGCGCCCGGGTACCTGATCCACGCGACGGACGAACGCCTCGTCGCCCAGGCGTTCGACCCGAAGACGGGCGAGCTCCACGGCGAGCCGATCCGGCTCGAGGAGGCCACGCCCTCCTACGTCAACACGCAGGACCGCGTCGCCTCCGTCTCCGACTCGGGGGCGCTCCTCGTGCCGACCGTCGGGATGGCGGGGACAAAGGTCGCCTGGCTCGACCGCCGGGGACGGCTCGTCGGCGAGATCCCGCTCCCGCGGGAGAACTTCGCCTCCCCCGCCCTCTCTCCCGACGGCCGCCGCCTCGCGATCTACTCGGACGGCCCGAAGGACTCGCAGTCGGACCTCTGGGTCGTCGACCTCGCGACCGAGCAGGCGAGCCGGCTCACGTTCGCCGCGGGGGTCGAGCGCTTCCCCGTCTGGTCCCCCGACGGTTCCCGCCTCGCCTTCCAGACGAACCGCTCCGGCGTCTACGACGTCTGGGAACGCCCGTCGACCGGGGGCGGCGCCGAACGCGCCCTTCACGCCTCGCCCACCGCGTGGAAGATCGCCCGCAGCTGGATCGGCGACTTTCTCGTGTTCGAGTCGGTCGAGAAGGAGACGGGCTTCGACGTCTGGATCCTCCGGCCCGGCGTCCCCGAAGAGGCCCCTTTCCCCGTGATCAGCTCGCCCGCGAGCGAGACCGACCCGAGGATCTCCCCGGACGGCCGCTGGCTCGCCTTCGCTTCGAACGAGTCGGGAAGGCAGGAGATCTACGTCGTCTCGCTCCCCGACGGGAAGACCCGGTACCAGGTGACGACGGAGGGGGCGCGGCATCCCGTCTGGACCAGGGGAGGCCGGGAGCTCTTCTACCTGACGACCAGCAACTCCGTCGCCGCCGTCCCCGTCACGACCGGATCGACGATTTCGTTCGGCTCCCCGGTGACTCTCTTCCCGCAGCCGCGGCCCAACTGGGGAACCGGAACCGACCAGGCGATCTTCGACGTGACCGCCGACGGCAGCCGCGTCGTCGTCCTGGTGCCCGAGAGCGAGGGAAGCCAGACGCTCGTCGTCGTGACCGACTGGCTGGCGGAGCTGGGCGGGGAGAAGCGCCGGTGA
- a CDS encoding protein kinase, translated as MIGSRLGPYEIVSLLGAGGMGEVYRATDTRLKREVAIKVLPARFAGDPEMRQRFEREARAAATLSHPRICAIHDVGSHEGTEYLVMELLDGESLAERLSRGPLPLDQVLRVGQEICVALDAAHGAGMVHRDLKPANVMLTKSGAKLLDFGLAKLRERLEAPASSLVETRQAEEPLTEAGAILGTISYMAPEQLEGRPVDARVDLFALGCVLYEMATGRRAFPGTTKATVIAAILSTDPPAVSSLSPGCPMALDRLVRVCLAREPEARWQSAHDVGLQLGAIQEGPAVAPPTVAPGRVRFLPWAVAALAVLAATALGVHGLRGRSVPRGNTVVRFSVPPPAGTIFPGSFEGRAFALSPDGRALAFIAAGADGSPRVFLRPLAALEPRPLAGTEGVNSIFWSPDSRSLGFFVGGKLKRLDPASGEAAVPVCDVRDATHAGSWGAGGQIVFSALQGDTIYAASTGGGSARPILRADPAKKEASFAWPSFLADGVRFTYLVHRPDGSKVLMLFDPGRPPREIGPIASDAQLLESGFLLFVREGTLLAQRFDPDTARLTGEPVPVAPNVDYFLSTGSAGFSASRDGTIATHFGESSDRFVWLDRQGRPGSSVVSPGRNMRMVLSPDGGRLLFDRTRPGVGTWDVWILDLARGGEERVTSAPETEIAGAWTPDGQGIFYSANRGRSPQLVRRDLETGRDEDVTPQSGFQQAQAVSPDGRTLAFLERSPTRSGRFEAWTVALDGTGRRSALLPSTFRQSEIRFSPDGRFVALVSDETGRPEVYVTAFPPSGRKVRVSSDGASLMRWSRASGEILYVSADRKMVAVPVKTAPSLQIGEPTTLFDVQGPRRWTGFDVTADGQRFLAIVPEVSGFEAPLSIVTGWSPVAGASGEAPATGGR; from the coding sequence GTGATCGGGAGCCGGCTCGGGCCGTACGAGATCGTCTCCCTCCTCGGCGCAGGGGGGATGGGCGAGGTGTATCGCGCGACGGACACGAGGCTCAAGCGCGAGGTCGCCATCAAGGTCCTCCCGGCGCGGTTTGCGGGCGACCCGGAGATGCGACAGCGCTTCGAACGCGAAGCGCGCGCTGCGGCCACGCTTTCCCACCCCAGGATCTGCGCCATCCACGACGTCGGCTCGCACGAGGGGACCGAGTACCTCGTGATGGAGCTCCTCGACGGCGAGTCCCTGGCCGAGAGGCTCTCCCGTGGGCCGCTCCCTCTCGACCAGGTCCTCCGCGTCGGGCAGGAGATCTGCGTGGCGCTGGACGCGGCGCACGGGGCCGGAATGGTCCACCGCGACCTGAAGCCGGCCAACGTCATGCTGACGAAGTCCGGCGCCAAGCTCCTCGACTTCGGCCTCGCGAAGCTGAGGGAGAGGCTCGAGGCCCCGGCCTCCTCCCTGGTCGAGACGCGGCAGGCGGAAGAACCCCTGACCGAGGCCGGTGCGATCCTCGGGACGATCAGCTACATGGCCCCCGAGCAGCTCGAGGGCCGCCCCGTCGACGCCCGGGTCGACCTTTTCGCGCTCGGCTGCGTCCTCTACGAGATGGCCACGGGGCGAAGGGCCTTTCCGGGAACGACGAAGGCCACCGTGATCGCGGCGATCCTCTCGACCGACCCTCCTGCGGTCTCTTCCCTGTCGCCGGGATGCCCGATGGCGCTCGACCGCCTGGTGCGCGTCTGCCTCGCCCGGGAACCGGAAGCCCGGTGGCAGTCGGCCCACGACGTCGGCCTTCAGCTCGGGGCGATTCAGGAAGGCCCGGCCGTCGCGCCCCCGACCGTGGCTCCCGGACGGGTCCGCTTCCTTCCCTGGGCCGTCGCTGCTCTCGCCGTTCTCGCCGCGACCGCACTGGGCGTCCACGGGCTCCGTGGCCGCTCGGTCCCGCGCGGCAACACGGTCGTCCGCTTCTCGGTGCCGCCACCGGCGGGCACGATCTTTCCCGGGAGCTTCGAAGGGCGTGCGTTCGCTCTCTCTCCCGACGGCCGGGCGCTCGCGTTCATCGCCGCGGGCGCCGACGGCTCCCCCCGGGTCTTCCTGCGGCCGCTCGCGGCCCTCGAGCCCCGCCCTCTGGCCGGAACCGAGGGCGTCAACTCGATCTTCTGGTCGCCCGACAGCCGTTCCCTCGGCTTCTTCGTGGGCGGCAAGCTGAAACGCCTCGACCCGGCGAGCGGCGAGGCGGCGGTACCGGTCTGCGACGTGCGCGACGCCACCCACGCCGGGTCGTGGGGCGCCGGCGGACAGATCGTCTTCTCGGCGCTTCAGGGGGACACGATCTACGCGGCCTCGACCGGCGGGGGATCCGCCAGGCCCATCCTGCGTGCCGATCCGGCGAAGAAGGAGGCGAGCTTCGCCTGGCCGTCCTTCCTTGCCGACGGGGTCCGGTTCACCTATCTGGTACATCGGCCCGACGGCTCCAAGGTCCTGATGCTGTTCGATCCGGGCCGGCCTCCAAGGGAGATCGGCCCCATCGCCTCCGACGCCCAGCTCCTCGAGTCGGGCTTCCTTCTCTTCGTGCGGGAAGGGACTCTCCTCGCCCAGCGATTCGACCCGGACACCGCACGCCTGACCGGCGAGCCCGTCCCGGTCGCGCCGAACGTCGACTACTTCCTCTCCACGGGGTCCGCCGGATTCTCCGCCTCCCGCGACGGCACGATCGCCACCCACTTCGGCGAGAGCAGCGACCGCTTCGTCTGGCTCGACCGCCAGGGCCGACCTGGCTCGTCCGTCGTCTCACCGGGCCGGAACATGAGGATGGTCCTCTCGCCCGACGGCGGACGCCTCCTGTTCGACCGGACCCGGCCGGGGGTCGGGACCTGGGACGTCTGGATCCTCGACCTCGCGCGCGGAGGCGAGGAGCGGGTGACTTCGGCTCCGGAAACCGAGATCGCCGGCGCCTGGACGCCGGACGGCCAGGGCATCTTTTACTCCGCGAACCGGGGCCGCAGTCCGCAGCTCGTCCGGCGGGACCTCGAGACCGGCCGCGACGAGGATGTGACCCCGCAATCCGGCTTCCAGCAGGCTCAGGCCGTCTCCCCCGACGGCCGCACGCTCGCGTTCCTCGAGCGCTCCCCGACCCGTTCCGGAAGGTTCGAGGCCTGGACGGTCGCGCTCGACGGAACGGGCCGGCGGAGCGCCCTCCTGCCGTCCACCTTCCGGCAATCCGAGATCCGCTTCTCTCCCGACGGCAGGTTCGTGGCGCTCGTCTCGGACGAGACCGGGCGCCCCGAGGTCTACGTGACGGCGTTCCCGCCCTCGGGACGGAAAGTCCGGGTCAGTTCCGACGGCGCCTCGCTCATGCGCTGGTCCCGCGCGAGCGGCGAGATCCTCTACGTCTCGGCCGACCGGAAGATGGTCGCCGTCCCCGTGAAGACCGCTCCGTCGCTTCAGATCGGAGAGCCCACGACCCTGTTCGACGTGCAGGGGCCCCGGCGGTGGACCGGCTTCGACGTCACGGCCGACGGGCAACGGTTTCTCGCGATCGTGCCGGAGGTCTCGGGCTTCGAGGCGCCGCTCTCAATCGTGACGGGTTGGTCTCCGGTCGCGGGCGCGAGCGGCGAGGCACCGGCGACGGGCGGGCGCTGA